Proteins encoded in a region of the Spirochaetota bacterium genome:
- a CDS encoding small multi-drug export protein, giving the protein MKTAAQIISIMSLGAVFFWGGFPAALAFKYHAVAAGLITAAGAEIAVVLVLLMGKPIQDYLLRKYPAWLEKTRSGKAGAIFQKYGMAGLGLIAPVMPGAPQAALIGLALSARPGKILLWVTAGIVLWALIVTMGLLLGMEYVGLFLNM; this is encoded by the coding sequence ATGAAAACCGCGGCGCAGATAATCTCCATCATGTCCCTCGGCGCGGTTTTTTTCTGGGGGGGATTTCCAGCGGCCCTGGCCTTCAAATACCACGCGGTGGCGGCGGGCCTCATCACCGCCGCGGGAGCTGAGATCGCCGTGGTACTGGTCCTCCTCATGGGCAAGCCGATCCAGGATTACCTGCTGCGCAAATATCCCGCGTGGCTCGAGAAGACCAGGAGCGGAAAGGCCGGCGCCATATTCCAGAAATACGGCATGGCCGGCCTGGGCCTCATCGCCCCGGTCATGCCCGGGGCACCCCAGGCCGCCCTCATCGGCCTGGCCCTGAGCGCGCGGCCCGGGAAGATCCTCCTCTGGGTCACGGCCGGCATCGTTCTATGGGCGCTCATCGTGACCATGGGGCTCCTTCTCGGCATGGAATACGTCGGATTGTTCCTGAATATGTGA
- a CDS encoding AraC family transcriptional regulator: MDDHDLQQLAARLDNDSPVLKFPDELEKRYILHHASTRLIVSNRVLIIGMSAFLLFTILDYIAFPFPAAVRAWIVRALTAAVIVPLVFLARRAGDVRMTYAMVSASMIIVNASVVAIDVIGVNAAGYDLPLGSLFVIIFSSTLIRFPFWISLGVIGLMMLTQVAGLALFTGLGIGNILRNVLFFSFIIIMLLFSSYSTDADSRRIFILNLLRRKYDRSGLKQSSVDEYSAMLEAYMDDKKPYLDPELRIDDVARALQIKRHHLTQILSEKYNQNFFMYVNGFRIEEARRMMADEASREKTVLRIAFDTGFNSKATFNRIFKEFTGLTPTQYRKKL; this comes from the coding sequence ATGGACGACCATGATCTGCAACAGCTCGCAGCCAGGCTGGACAATGACTCGCCGGTTTTAAAATTCCCCGACGAGCTTGAAAAGCGGTACATCCTGCACCACGCGAGCACGCGCCTGATCGTGTCAAACAGGGTGCTCATCATCGGCATGTCCGCGTTTCTCCTCTTTACCATCCTTGATTATATCGCCTTCCCCTTCCCCGCGGCCGTGCGGGCTTGGATCGTGCGGGCCCTGACCGCCGCAGTCATCGTTCCCCTTGTCTTCCTGGCCAGGCGCGCCGGCGACGTGCGGATGACCTACGCCATGGTTTCAGCGTCGATGATCATCGTGAACGCCTCTGTCGTGGCCATCGACGTCATCGGGGTCAACGCGGCGGGCTATGACCTGCCCCTGGGATCGCTCTTCGTGATCATCTTCTCGTCGACCCTCATCCGCTTCCCCTTCTGGATATCGCTGGGCGTCATAGGCCTGATGATGCTCACCCAGGTGGCCGGCCTGGCTCTCTTCACCGGCCTCGGCATCGGGAACATACTCCGCAACGTCCTCTTTTTCAGCTTCATCATCATCATGCTCCTCTTTTCCAGTTACAGCACCGACGCCGACAGCAGAAGGATATTTATTCTGAACCTGCTGAGGAGAAAATATGACCGGTCGGGATTGAAGCAATCGAGCGTCGACGAGTATTCGGCGATGCTGGAGGCCTACATGGACGATAAGAAACCGTACCTTGACCCGGAGCTCCGCATTGACGACGTCGCCCGGGCCCTCCAGATCAAGCGTCATCACCTGACCCAGATTTTGAGCGAAAAATACAACCAGAACTTTTTCATGTACGTCAATGGATTCAGGATAGAGGAGGCCCGGCGGATGATGGCTGATGAAGCCAGCAGGGAAAAGACCGTATTGCGCATAGCCTTTGATACCGGCTTCAATTCAAAGGCGACCTTCAACAGGATATTCAAGGAATTTACCGGCCTGACCCCGACGCAATACAGGAAGAAGCTGTAG
- a CDS encoding cellulase family glycosylhydrolase, with the protein MKKQIRRLILFSLSLSMAAYLSCDTTTVTSQTVKASGKYFVDDRGGVVLYRGLNVAGDAKVPDFMPIKEAKLLDPLPGWGVNVIRLLFTWEAFEPVMGSYNSEYLDYITRVVSWAGERGIKVIIDFHQDAFSRYQVNGCGEGFPEWAVPAEVSKDTPRNDSSCKIWGAQMIWDFDMHTCWNRFYRDKYGVRTRFLKMMDAVSAHFGSNPAVLGYDILNEPWGDEVKEIAVLYEDAAKIIRKNDPDSVLFLCPHALISAGNASELPKMSFGNYAYAPHYYDGSIIVFNAWFGTSPDSALNKQKKKSDAWNVPILWGEFGVNATAGGGAKYMDLFYAWLDANHASGTQWNYTPGWKPDTFDGFNDENLSVVDNLGALRANYRIRPYAQRIAGTPVSFTVSRKDTGAIQVRIEWDHDPAKGETRIFLPREALIGTGGYNASSTGDSLECGYDNDELYLACESTAAGRKSITLSSENYK; encoded by the coding sequence ATGAAAAAACAGATACGCCGACTTATTCTTTTTTCCTTATCGCTGTCCATGGCAGCCTACCTCTCATGCGACACGACAACCGTGACAAGCCAGACCGTCAAGGCCAGCGGGAAATATTTTGTCGATGACCGCGGCGGTGTCGTCCTCTACCGCGGCCTCAACGTGGCCGGCGACGCCAAGGTGCCGGACTTCATGCCAATAAAGGAAGCGAAACTCCTTGATCCCCTGCCCGGCTGGGGCGTCAACGTCATCAGGCTCCTGTTCACCTGGGAGGCCTTTGAGCCGGTCATGGGATCGTACAACAGCGAATACCTCGATTATATCACCCGGGTGGTGTCCTGGGCCGGGGAGCGGGGCATCAAGGTCATCATCGACTTTCACCAGGACGCGTTCTCGCGCTACCAGGTCAACGGCTGCGGCGAGGGCTTCCCCGAATGGGCCGTTCCCGCAGAAGTATCGAAGGACACCCCCCGCAACGACAGCAGCTGCAAGATCTGGGGGGCCCAGATGATCTGGGATTTCGACATGCACACCTGCTGGAACCGCTTCTACAGGGACAAGTACGGCGTGCGCACCAGGTTTTTAAAGATGATGGACGCCGTGAGCGCCCATTTCGGGAGCAACCCGGCGGTGCTCGGCTATGATATTCTCAACGAGCCGTGGGGCGACGAGGTCAAGGAGATCGCCGTCCTGTACGAAGACGCCGCGAAGATCATCCGGAAGAACGATCCCGACTCGGTGCTCTTCCTCTGCCCCCACGCCCTCATCAGCGCGGGCAACGCCTCGGAGCTGCCGAAGATGTCCTTCGGCAACTACGCCTACGCGCCCCATTACTACGACGGGAGCATCATCGTCTTCAACGCGTGGTTCGGCACTTCGCCGGACAGCGCCCTCAACAAGCAAAAGAAAAAATCCGACGCGTGGAACGTGCCCATACTGTGGGGGGAATTCGGCGTCAACGCCACGGCCGGCGGCGGCGCGAAATACATGGACCTCTTCTATGCCTGGCTGGACGCCAACCACGCCTCCGGCACCCAGTGGAACTACACCCCCGGCTGGAAGCCGGACACCTTTGACGGATTCAACGACGAGAACCTGAGCGTCGTGGACAACCTTGGCGCCCTGCGGGCCAACTACCGGATCAGGCCCTACGCGCAGAGGATCGCCGGAACGCCGGTCTCCTTCACGGTGTCGAGGAAGGATACCGGCGCGATCCAGGTGCGCATCGAATGGGACCACGACCCGGCGAAGGGTGAAACAAGGATATTCCTGCCCCGGGAAGCCCTTATCGGAACCGGCGGATATAACGCCTCCTCCACCGGGGATTCCCTTGAATGCGGCTACGATAACGACGAACTGTACCTGGCCTGCGAATCCACAGCGGCGGGACGGAAAAGCATCACCCTGAGCTCGGAGAACTATAAATGA
- a CDS encoding alpha/beta fold hydrolase — MKEKTIPPIMKNSRALVRITSPDRGVLLLHGFKGSPSEMKYLGERISARGYSISIPRLPGHGTVIKDLTRVTGRDWLTAAREALVELSSHCREVSVVGLSMGGILTLLLARDHPVKKIVLLSVPRTLKEKSIYLAPLIGTFVKILWQEDVTRGLASEEARRVHECYSQGTPIKQSWHLFRLIKRAMKALPLIEAEALVVQSAGDQVIPPDSMEHIYSRMAATKKEKLLLKKSNHAITADLEKEELAEQVIAFLER, encoded by the coding sequence ATGAAAGAGAAAACCATACCTCCCATCATGAAAAACTCCCGGGCCCTGGTGAGGATCACCAGCCCCGACCGGGGCGTCCTGCTCCTCCACGGCTTCAAGGGCTCCCCCTCTGAAATGAAATACCTGGGAGAGCGGATCTCCGCCCGGGGCTATTCCATCAGCATCCCGCGTCTCCCCGGCCATGGCACCGTGATCAAGGACCTGACCCGCGTCACGGGAAGGGACTGGCTCACCGCCGCCCGGGAAGCCCTGGTGGAGCTTTCAAGCCATTGCCGCGAGGTCTCCGTCGTGGGCCTCTCCATGGGCGGAATCCTGACCCTCCTCCTCGCCCGGGACCATCCCGTGAAAAAAATCGTCCTCCTCTCAGTGCCCCGGACGCTGAAGGAAAAAAGCATCTACCTGGCGCCGCTCATAGGAACCTTCGTGAAAATACTGTGGCAGGAAGACGTCACCAGGGGCCTCGCGTCGGAAGAGGCCCGGCGCGTTCACGAGTGCTACAGCCAGGGAACGCCCATCAAGCAGTCGTGGCACCTTTTCAGGCTCATAAAAAGAGCCATGAAGGCCCTTCCCCTCATCGAGGCGGAGGCCCTTGTCGTCCAGTCGGCAGGGGACCAGGTGATACCCCCGGACTCGATGGAGCACATCTATTCCCGCATGGCGGCCACAAAAAAAGAAAAGCTTTTATTAAAGAAGAGCAATCACGCCATCACCGCCGACCTTGAAAAGGAAGAGCTCGCCGAACAGGTCATCGCCTTTCTCGAACGGTAA